In Populus alba chromosome 1, ASM523922v2, whole genome shotgun sequence, a single window of DNA contains:
- the LOC118053991 gene encoding uncharacterized protein yields the protein MHPSSQHSRVNLAELKVQIVKRIGADRSKLYFYYLNRFLSLKLSKVEFNKLCVSVIGKDNVLLHNQFIRSILKNACNATVPPPLPSPDKEVPTSASDWSYSYPNGKADFSSHQSTITDDNIASEDGIQKLVQHHQEGEVSLQRPAKLSQIKQSTDGLVSVHSKEQSEISEISTPLQAPLGIPFCIVSAGGSRGPLTLASNDRCASSYDSGGLLDTQTLREQMQQIAAAHGLDGVSMDSANLLNSSLDAYLKRLIKSCIELTNRRRGCDLTKNNSQESHSEGKLVNGFLPGHRFQVQSSNRILGGMQEQRSHFLISLLDLKVAMELNPQQLGEDWPLLLEKICTHPSEE from the coding sequence ATGCACCCGTCATCTCAGCATTCGCGGGTAAATCTCGCGGAGTTGAAAGTTCAGATAGTGAAGAGAATTGGGGCAGACAGGTCGAAGTTGTACTTCTATTATTTGAATAGATTTTTGAGTCTGAAGCTGAGCAAGGTTGAGTTTAATAAGCTCTGTGTTTCTGTTATTGGGAAAGATAATGTTCTGTTACATAATCAATTTATACGttcaattttgaaaaatgcTTGTAATGCCACTGTCCCGCCGCCGCTGCCAAGCCCTGATAAGGAGGTTCCTACATCTGCAAGTGACTGGTCCTATTCTTATCCGAATGGGAAGGCGGATTTTTCTTCTCATCAGTCAACCATTACAGATGATAATATAGCTTCAGAAGATGGAATACAGAAGCTGGTGCAGCATCATCAAGAAGGGGAAGTTTCCCTTCAGCGTCCTGCAAAATTATCACAAATAAAGCAGTCAACTGATGGTTTGGTATCTGTACATAGTAAAGAACAGAGTGAAATATCTGAGATATCTACTCCACTTCAGGCACCACTTGGAATTCCATTTTGCATCGTGAGTGCAGGTGGTTCCCGTGGGCCTTTGACTTTAGCAAGCAATGACAGATGTGCTAGCTCGTATGATAGTGGTGGATTGCTGGATACACAGACACTGAGAGAACAAATGCAGCAGATTGCAGCAGCGCATGGCCTTGATGGTGTATCAATGGACTCTGCCAATTTGCTGAATAGCAGCTTGGATGCTTACTTAAAAAGGTTGATCAAGTCCTGCATTGAACTCACTAATAGAAGGCGTGGATgtgatttgacaaaaaataattccCAGGAGAGCCATTCTGAGGGGAAGCTTGTTAATGGCTTTCTTCCAGGCCATCGTTTTCAGGTGCAAAGTAGCAATAGGATTTTAGGTGGAATGCAAGAACAGAGATCCCACTTCCTGATATCTTTACTGGATTTGAAAGTTGCAATGGAGCTTAACCCACAGCAGCTTGGAGAAGACTGGCCCTTGCTGCTGGAGAAAATATGCACGCACCCATCAGAAGAATGA
- the LOC118053962 gene encoding uncharacterized protein, translated as MDLWHKMIFPVRRVWLSVSARVKARKNGANLLKLHNDVQTCGYEDVQVMWEILRRSESELMASHPKRKQRPFWRVFVWSNHSAASSFSANHS; from the exons ATGGATTTGTGGCATAAGATGATCTTCCCTGTTAGGAGAGTTTGGCTTTCTGTTTCTGCTCGTGTCAAAGCTCGCAAAAATG GTGCTAATCTTCTGAAGCTTCACAATGATGTACAGACATGTGGATATGAAGATGTGCAAGTGATGTGGGAAATTCTAAGGAGATCGGAATCAGAGCTGATGGCAAGTCATCCAAAGCGCAAGCAACGGCCTTTTTGGAGAGTTTTTGTATGGTCTAACCACAGTGCAGCCTCATCCTTCTCTGCAAATCACTCCTGA
- the LOC118053961 gene encoding ribulose bisphosphate carboxylase/oxygenase activase, chloroplastic, whose amino-acid sequence MALFNTPSSSLLQTQNFFTSPKKISPFLITVSCSKSPSQPTSSPSPVDDNSENEEPKRRLSQQSSWEAKDSEGKDYLYRLGKEADNMNIAVGARVGVVDSLFAGNFLGKDSDIVFDYRQKVTRSFEHLQGDYYIAPLFLDKVVCHIVKNYLAHRLNVKVPLILGIWGGKGQGKSFQTELIFQTMGVEPVIMSAGELESERAGEPGRLIRERYRTASQVVQNQGKMSCLMINDIDAGLGRFGNTQMTVNNQIVVGTLMNLSDNPTRVSIGQDWQESDITNRVPIIVTGNDFSTIYAPLIRDGRMDKFYWQPNREDIVNIVHRMYEKDGISRDEVVSIVNKFPNQALDFYGALRSRTYDRSISKWVDDIGGIENLGKQLLRRKKDEKLPVFTPPEQTMEALLESGHSLIREQQLIMETKLSKEYMKNIDD is encoded by the exons ATGGCTCTCTTCAATACCCCATCATCATCTCTTTTGCAGACACAAAATTTCTTTACCAGTCCCAAGAAAATATCACCCTTCTTGATCACTGTTTCTTGCTCAAAATCACCATCACAGCCGACGTCATCACCTTCTCCTGTTGATGATAACAGTGAGAATGAAGAGCCAAAGAGAAGATTATCACAGCAATCATCATGGGAAGCTAAGGATTCAGAGGGAAAAGACTATCTTTACAGGCTAGGAAAAGAAGCTGATAATATGAACATTGCGGTTGGAGCTAGGGTTGGTGTTGTTGATTCTCTTTTTGCTGGAAATTTTCTTGGCAAAGACT ctgatattgtgtttgattacCGTCAAAAAGTGACAAGATCATTTGAGCATCTTCAAGGGGATTATTACATTGCTCCTTTGTTCTTG GATAAAGTTG TGTGCCATATTGTGAAGAACTACCTAGCTCATCGTCTGAACGTCAAAGTTCCTTTGATTCTAG GTATCTGGGGAGGAAAAGGCCAAGGAAAATCATTTCAGACTGAACTTATTTTTCAAACCATGGGAGTTGAACCTGTAATTATGTCTGCAGGAGAATTAGAATCAGAAAGAGCTG GAGAACCAGGAAGATTGATCAGAGAACGCTATAGAACTGCTTCCCAAGTGGTCCAAAACCAA GGAAAGATGAGCTGTTTGATGATCAATGACATTGATGCTGGCCTTGGTAGATTTG GAAATACTCAAATGACAGTCAATAATCAAATCGTTGTGGGGACTCTAATGAATTTGTCAGATAATCCTACGAGGGTTAGTATTGGACAAGATTGGCAAGAATCAGATATCACAAACAGAGTTCCAATCATTGTTACTGGAAATGATTTTTCAACAATTTATGCTCCCTTGATTCGTGATGGAAGGATGGACAAATTTTACTG GCAGCCTAACCGGGAAGATATTGTGAATATTGTTCACAGAATGTATGAGAAGGATGGCATATCCAGAGATGAGGTTGTGAGCATTGTGAACAAATTTCCTAATCAAG CTTTGGATTTCTATGGAGCTCTTAGGTCCAGAACATACGACAGGTCAATTTCTAAG TGGGTCGATGATATTGGAGGTATTGAAAATCTTGGTAAACAACTTCTCAGGCGAAAGAAGGATGAGAAACTTCCTGTGTTTACTCCCCCAGAG CAAACGATGGAGGCTTTACTTGAATCAGGCCACTCTCTCATAAGAGAGCAGCAGCTGATTATGGAGACGAAGCTTTCAAAGGAATACATGAAGAATATTGATGACTAG